Proteins from a single region of Streptomyces canus:
- a CDS encoding DinB family protein has product MTASDPKADLHFYLQSARDALLWKLEGLSEYDIRRPSTPTGTNVLGLVKHAASVELGYLGDTFGRPSGEPLPWLEDGAEPNADMWVTADESREYIVELYRRAWTHADATLDTLALDTIGKVPWWPSGRDEVTLHHAVVRVIADTHRHAGHADIIRELMDGAVGMNKGNDSMAPGDSAWWENHRSRLEHAAQEAERRITSDQIN; this is encoded by the coding sequence GATGCCCTGCTATGGAAGCTCGAAGGGCTCTCGGAGTACGACATCCGCCGTCCGTCGACGCCGACCGGCACCAACGTTCTCGGCCTGGTGAAGCACGCGGCCAGCGTGGAGCTGGGCTATCTCGGCGACACCTTCGGACGGCCGTCCGGTGAACCGCTGCCTTGGCTGGAAGACGGTGCCGAGCCGAACGCGGATATGTGGGTCACCGCCGACGAGTCACGCGAGTACATCGTTGAGCTCTACCGCCGAGCGTGGACCCACGCGGATGCGACGCTCGACACGCTGGCGCTGGACACGATCGGCAAGGTGCCATGGTGGCCCAGCGGTAGGGACGAGGTGACGTTGCACCACGCCGTGGTGCGCGTGATCGCTGACACGCACCGGCACGCTGGCCATGCCGACATCATCCGGGAGCTCATGGACGGTGCCGTGGGGATGAACAAGGGCAACGACAGCATGGCGCCGGGTGACTCGGCATGGTGGGAGAACCATCGGAGCCGACTGGAGCATGCAGCTCAGGAAGCCGAGCGACGGATAACTTCGGACCAGATCAACTGA
- a CDS encoding maleylpyruvate isomerase N-terminal domain-containing protein, protein MAQAQGSPSGPVTATDVEHAVRLALAALRGANAPDWSVKAGSLEWDCWETVEHLADDLFSYAVQLSPANPPLDTHVPFAWSRKRPGGPANAVFADREAGPAGLLQVLDASGALLTAIVRTTPPTVRAHHIFGPADPEGFAAMGIVETLVHTHDVAEGLGIDWTPPADLCGRVLDRLFPDTPTDTDRWPTLLWATGRAELPGRPRLATWRWYGTPRADSRP, encoded by the coding sequence ATGGCTCAAGCACAGGGATCACCGAGCGGCCCCGTTACCGCGACCGATGTCGAACATGCCGTCCGTTTGGCTCTCGCTGCTCTGCGCGGGGCGAACGCGCCGGACTGGAGTGTCAAGGCCGGTTCCCTGGAGTGGGACTGTTGGGAGACGGTCGAGCACCTGGCCGACGACCTGTTCTCCTACGCCGTCCAACTGAGCCCGGCGAACCCGCCGCTGGACACCCATGTGCCGTTCGCGTGGAGCCGCAAGAGGCCGGGCGGCCCCGCGAATGCTGTCTTCGCCGACCGCGAGGCCGGCCCAGCCGGTCTGCTGCAAGTACTGGATGCCAGCGGCGCCTTGCTGACCGCAATCGTCCGCACGACGCCACCCACGGTCCGGGCACATCACATCTTCGGCCCTGCCGACCCCGAAGGCTTCGCCGCGATGGGCATCGTCGAGACCCTGGTGCACACCCACGACGTCGCCGAGGGCCTGGGCATTGACTGGACGCCGCCCGCAGACCTATGCGGCCGCGTGCTGGACCGGCTCTTCCCCGACACCCCGACCGATACCGACCGGTGGCCAACCCTCCTTTGGGCCACCGGCCGCGCAGAACTTCCCGGTCGTCCGCGCCTTGCCACGTGGCGCTGGTACGGCACACCCCGCGCTGACAGCAGGCCGTAG
- a CDS encoding MerR family transcriptional regulator, which produces MVDGPELITVGQLARRVGLTAKALRHYDRVGLLAPAVVDPDTGYRLYGAEQVAPARLVRLLRSVDVPLEQVRACLAKPDDEAAIQQVLIQHRRRLQARLDRVRGDLHRTDHLIEDGVTTAMTDQDTQQRTEGAAGDERRVAVDLFNGVWRLLEQEDRSVEDDDRMLHMAHASRYHWGQVGAPVNLSRGEWQCSRVYCVLGRAEPALHHARRGLEICRAHGIGDWDLAYAYESLARAHAVAGDKDQARTWTEQALAAAEDIAQDEDRELVLTDLEAIPAQPRFW; this is translated from the coding sequence ATGGTGGATGGACCTGAGCTGATCACGGTCGGTCAACTGGCACGCCGTGTCGGCCTGACCGCGAAGGCGCTGCGGCACTACGACCGGGTGGGACTGCTGGCGCCTGCCGTCGTCGACCCCGACACCGGCTACCGGCTCTACGGCGCCGAGCAGGTCGCGCCCGCGCGGCTGGTGCGGCTCCTGCGCTCGGTCGACGTCCCTCTGGAGCAAGTGCGTGCGTGCCTGGCCAAGCCGGACGACGAGGCCGCGATCCAGCAGGTCCTGATCCAGCACCGGCGACGGCTCCAGGCACGCCTGGACCGGGTCCGGGGCGATCTCCACCGAACAGACCATCTGATCGAGGACGGAGTCACAACAGCGATGACCGACCAGGACACGCAGCAGAGGACCGAGGGCGCCGCAGGCGACGAGCGGCGGGTGGCCGTGGACCTGTTCAACGGGGTGTGGCGGTTGCTGGAGCAGGAGGACCGCAGCGTCGAGGACGACGACCGGATGCTGCACATGGCGCACGCCTCGCGCTACCACTGGGGCCAGGTGGGCGCCCCGGTGAATCTCAGCCGCGGCGAGTGGCAGTGCTCACGCGTCTACTGCGTGCTGGGCCGGGCCGAGCCCGCCCTGCACCACGCCCGGCGCGGCCTGGAGATCTGCCGGGCCCACGGCATCGGGGACTGGGACCTGGCCTACGCCTACGAGTCCCTGGCCCGCGCCCACGCGGTGGCCGGCGACAAGGACCAGGCCCGCACCTGGACCGAACAGGCCCTGGCCGCCGCCGAGGACATCGCCCAGGACGAGGACCGCGAACTGGTCCTCACCGACCTGGAGGCCATCCCCGCCCAACCGCGCTTCTGGTAA
- a CDS encoding IS5 family transposase: protein MEDGLWERIEPLLPVVARRCRHPGRMRLEQRKVMCRILFVLYTGIRWEVLPQELGFGSGMTCWRRLRDWNETGVWQQLHELLLAELRAGDILDLSRVSVDGSHLRALKGGDATGRSPVDRGKTGSKHHVIVDAHGIPLAATVTGGNRNDVTQLLPLIHAVPPIRGKRGRPRRRPDVLYADRGHDHDIYRRQVRELGIRPRIARRGTGHGSGLGKSRWVVEAALALLHWFRRLRLRWQIRTDIHQAFLTLGCAIICRRRLKTSF, encoded by the coding sequence ATCGAGGACGGGTTGTGGGAGCGGATCGAGCCGTTACTGCCGGTGGTGGCGCGGCGCTGCCGTCACCCCGGACGCATGCGGCTTGAGCAGCGCAAAGTCATGTGCAGGATCCTGTTCGTGCTGTACACCGGGATCCGGTGGGAGGTCCTGCCGCAGGAGCTGGGCTTCGGCTCCGGGATGACCTGCTGGCGGCGGCTGCGCGACTGGAATGAGACGGGAGTGTGGCAGCAGTTGCACGAGCTTCTGCTCGCCGAACTGCGCGCCGGCGACATCCTCGACCTGTCCCGCGTCTCCGTCGACGGCTCCCACCTGCGGGCCCTGAAGGGCGGGGACGCCACCGGGCGTTCACCGGTAGACCGGGGCAAGACCGGCAGCAAGCACCACGTCATCGTCGACGCCCACGGCATCCCGCTGGCCGCCACCGTGACCGGCGGCAACCGCAACGACGTCACCCAGCTCCTGCCCCTGATCCACGCCGTGCCACCGATCCGCGGCAAGCGCGGGCGACCCCGCCGGCGCCCCGATGTGCTCTACGCGGACCGCGGCCACGACCACGACATCTACCGCCGCCAGGTCCGCGAGCTGGGCATCCGCCCGCGCATCGCCCGCCGCGGCACCGGGCACGGCAGCGGACTGGGCAAGAGCCGATGGGTCGTGGAAGCAGCCCTCGCCCTCCTGCACTGGTTCCGCCGACTGCGCCTCCGTTGGCAGATCCGCACCGACATCCACCAAGCCTTCCTCACCCTCGGCTGCGCGATCATCTGCCGGCGACGCCTGAAGACCTCATTTTGA